One stretch of Arachis hypogaea cultivar Tifrunner chromosome 20, arahy.Tifrunner.gnm2.J5K5, whole genome shotgun sequence DNA includes these proteins:
- the LOC140182983 gene encoding uncharacterized protein, with translation MLLYDDGTDLNMFFNIATDITVFITIKGITPSAAHG, from the exons ATGCTACTATACGATGATGG CACCGATCTAAACATGTTCTTCAATATAGCAACAGACATAACCGTGTTCATCACAATTAAAGGTATCACCCCTTCAGCTGCACATGGGTAA